Below is a genomic region from Sander vitreus isolate 19-12246 chromosome 15, sanVit1, whole genome shotgun sequence.
acacacacacacacacacacacacacacacacacacacacacacacacacacacacacagagatacgaGAAAAACAGGAGTTGCACATGTGCAGTTTAGGCTCAGCAATCATCTTAATACACTGAGGTACAGTTTTTGACATTAATTATATAATGTGATATGGTCCCATATCAGGTAACAAATTGGATAAACTTCAAATTAGAAGTGCTTAGGGTTGCTCTATAGGCCTAAAACTTTAATTCATAATGATTTTTAGAACTTCCAGACAGCAATTAGTATTACTTTGTGTTGCAAACCAAAcccaaaaatataataaacaacacatttttgtgTAATTCATCTGCGTTTATGAATTGAGACAATATTGAAACCGATACAGGTTGAGATGAGAGTTCATTTATTTTGACTAGTGAGTTTTTTTCAGTAAAGCTGCACTTTAGACTTTGTATTTTGAGTTGCTATATCACAAATTGTTTAAACTAAATTATTAATTGATATTGAtgttgaaacattttattttggtgatttctttttcttttaaagaaattatttattgatttttttgttgcttttatacAGGTTTTGCTGTGTAACACAGGACACAGTGTTAATGGCTAAACCACTAAAACAGATAATTTATATATGCTGCTTATTGAGTCATGAGTTTTGTCATGCCTCAAACAGGAGGGATATAGTAGCAATAATAAATAaggtgtttaataaataaagtgttcacatcattttgattttaaaactaCTCTAAAGAATTTTTTTCTTAAGATAAACTGAGGCTTAAAAGAGAACAGTTTCCAAAAACCAGTGTTTCCTTTTCAGCATATTTGTATGGATTTTATGGAGTTAAACCAGCATGAGGGAAAGAAATGCTGTTTTAGAATTATTGATGTTCACTAAAATAAGTAGAAGTTTTTCCAAGTGATAAATATTGATAAAGAACAAATATTGCTTCTCAGAGTTCTGTTTTGTGCCACACAGTGTCTCGTTGTGTCAGAGATTAGGTCCATCTCACTCCCCCTCCAGCTGCAGGACCGGTGACAAACTGTACCAGaagacaacaacaaccaccATCACAGCACCTCAGACCACAGCACAGCTAGACACGATAAAGGTTTGTGGTTTGGCTACGGTTCTCGGCCCAGAGCGAAAGGGATGGTGGACTAGTGCTAGCCGTCTGGTTGTGACTTCAGCATCTGGAGATGTACTGTGCAAACCAAAGAGCCAGCAGCAAACCACATGCCCTACCCAAAGCCTTGATGAACATTCTGTGATGAACTGATGACGCTGAAATAAGAAGGCTACGGAGGGGTCAATCATATGACCTGTTTCACCAAAGAAAAAGACACTCAATCCTATCTGGAGGTACAGACCACCGGCCAGCAGACGTCCTGATCTGACACGTCTGACGCATTGTGAAGTGGTACACAGACTCACATTCTGAAAATACACGTATATTTTGATCAAATGAAAAGTTTTTTACATGGGTTAAATTTGATCCTAAACAACAGAAGCAGTTTGCAGTGTATAATGTATCTGTTCATGTCTTACAGATTCACAAACAACTGACAATGATTGAGATCAACAtctgattaaaaatgtttagtATTGACGTGAATGCTTAATGATGTACATTATGAGTAATGTACTGAGAAATTGCAGAATTCTTATTCATATTCTCATTTTATATTGAATTATTGAGGATGCAaaagttttcaaaaaaagttagGAGAAGGCTTCCTCGTTGGGTTCTCGGGTAAAATGAACTTTAATATAACTTCAGTGGTCTCTGTCTATTCTTGACAATGTAATTATTCTAACACATACcttaaaaaagtcatgaaaaaaattaggaaaatatcatagtatgtcatgaaaatgtcatgaaaCAAGTCATTGAATAgcatatcattaaaaaaaatcataaaggtatagtatagtatgttattaaaagtcataaaaacgttATTGTTTGTCATAAGAAattcataaaagtcatagtttatATGCCATGAAAAGACTGAAAGAAGACATAGAATACCATGTCATttagaaaatcataaaaaggtatagtgtgtcataaaaaactcatgaaaaaagtgatagtgtAGCATGTCATGaatgtcattgtatagtatgttagtaaaagtcataaaaagttatagtatgtcataaaaaattcataaaagtcatagaatagtttGCCATGAAATActcatttaaaaagtaatagtatagtatgccataaaaagtcatagtatactagtATGTTGTAAAgaatgtcacaaaaagtcataaaaaagtatttgTATAATATGCCATAAAAAAGCAAAATAGCATCTAAACACGGATTGACTGTAGCTTTAGCCATACTGATGTTTTATGTTCTTCTGGAAGTAGTAAGGGTGGGCTGCTTACATTTGGTAAcctttttctctcctgtttAGCTGAGTTAGGGAGGTTAGTAGTTGTATTTTGGTTTACTTTATTTCTTCAGGTTAGATTGGATATtacattagattttttttgttggccTTGGTTCACCCTGAAGTCTGACCAGGCTCCCAGTATGTTTATCTGAATCTGTAAATAAACTAAATCCTTTCATATTCAGTGATCATTCTCTTTGGCTGCTTGGGACTTGGGGAAGATGAGGCTGGTTCTTGTTGTGTCTCGGCCACCCCTAGACATAAATGTCACATAAAATTCACAGTAaagtatgccataaaaatgtcccaatatagtatgtcataaaaatgtcatagtacagtatgtcataaaaagtcatagtatagtatgccataaaaagtggtaaaacaaaagtcatagtatagtttgtcataaaaaggtcattaaaaagtcatagtatagtatgtcataaaaatcataaaaaagtaattttatagtacatcataaaaaggtcattaaaaagtcatagtatagtatgtcataaaaatcataaaaaagtaattttatagtacatcataaaaatgtcataaaaatcatagtatagtatgtcagaaaaaagtcatagtatatgtaatttgaaaaagtcatagtaaagtatttccttaaaaaaaaaaaaaattcatacaaaagttgtagtatagtatgtcattaaaaagttatttttttaaaagtcatagtagtatgtcagtaaaatgttataaaaatcatagtatagtgtcaTGTCATAAAAACCTGAACCAGAAGTTGTTCTGTTCCTCCTCCGTGAAGTCTGTCTCAAAGCCCTTATTTCTACCCCGAGGaacgagcatcgaggagggatcacagAGGAGCTATaagcgaggatacacgagagcagccttcccggaagccatGCAGCTGAAAGGGCTGCTAACTCCccccatacagctgacaaattatacgcatcagaggaaaggacgtctcatccctctaaacacatttgctcgttccCTCTGTCCTCCCATGATTTGCTTGCGTCTCTCTTCCtcggtgggacggactaagacaCGAAGAATgaaggcaagtggaggagccgGGGATGCAATGTAAGAGAACTAAGATGTACCTAtggtatatagtatgtcatacaaAAAGTTGTAGTATAGTAATGTAtgccataaaatgtcatagtagcCTATAGTATGTTGTCTTTGAACGTTAGACTGAATCACAATTAATTGCGTGAATTGTCATAAAATTATTTGAATTGGCAGGCTTTAATCAGCAAAAGGCTAGTGCGAGGTTAACAGCAGATTTCTACAATAATATCTAAATCATGCGAtcacaatgttaaaataaacaaaacaaaaaatgttccATCACTGATGGATAGTTAAAGACTATTTAGTTAATAACTTCCTTGCAGTAAAGTGATGACATTCTTTTTATGTAATGGAATCTCATtttatgcacaaaaaaaacaacaacaacaaacaaacaaaagctacTTCAAATTCAATAGTAATACATTTTGTAATGCTACTGGTCGTTAGTGTATTATATTTTTGAGAAGTGTTTTGGTTACATCAGGGCATTTTAGATGTGCGATTAACTGTTGTGTTGAGTTGCTTGTTGGTAAAAAGAACTGTGAAGTTTTTGAAAAAGTTAACTGAAAAAAGCATGTAACTAATTGTAAATATTCCAAATAATTGAGATGGTAAGTGATGATAGAGAATTAAAGCCATACCTGTCCATAACGGCCCTCAGGGCCCGTTCTATGTTCATGCGGTGGCCTACACGTGTCACACCCAAATCCAGATAGTCGTCCTTGGTTAGGGAGGGCAGGTGGGTGCCGTCAATCTCGTTGTCCAGGAAACGCTCTCTGTGCTCACCCAAGTTCAGGTATCCTAGCCAGTCTGCAACGTCATACTTTGTCCAGTAGGGCAGCGGCTTGGAGGCAAAAGGCTTTGTAGGGGAAGGGGGCGGTAGATGGGGATAACTCAGGCATGTAGGCGGAGGGTGAGGGTGTAGGGGCGGAGAAGAGGTCCCGGACAGGAAGTGAGTTGGAGAGAGGGATCGAGAGACAACTAAAGTAGAGtttggaggaggaggggcaCCAGAGGGGGCAAACAGGGGAGGAGAGGGCGAGAAGTAAGGATCTCCAAGAGGATTCCCAGGTGATGGCGGGGTGATTGAACCTCGGAGGTCATACATGGCACTGTATAGAGGTGTGGTGGGGAGGAGCGGAAGGGATGATGGCCGGGGGGGACCCAGCTTTGGCCTCTCTGACGGGGAGATGAGGGGGCTGGGTGCTCGCCTACGCTGTAACATGTGTGAGTCTGCTTTACGGGAGTCGCGACTGGGGATGAACTGGAATTCTAGGGCTTTGGTCCGGTAGACAGGTCTGTGTTTGGGGGAAGTGGGGTAAGGGGCATAAGATGTCGGAGACAATGGAGAATGTGAACGTGGAGGCTGGCAGGCAGCTGGAGGTTGAGGTTGAGGAGATGGGGATCGTCCCCAGTTGGGGTACTGGGAGGCAGGGGTGGGGGACGGGGATAACGATGGTTGCGATAATGAAATTGGCGACGGTGACAAGGATCGAGCTGAGGGGGGGCTCAAAGCTGAGGCTGAGTCTTCTGAAAATCTGtgaatggagaaagagagaaattgaCAAGAGAAAAGCatgataaaaaacagaaaacaatacaatgaaaaacatgcacacacattaagGAAAATGTTGGTCAACATTGACCAGCAATTTTTAGAACCCATGGATTTAAATGATTTTATACTGTCAACATCGTGATTGTGTACAACATTATAAATGAATCAAGCTTAACAAggtttcctctccttccttacTGTCTCAAAACCGGCTGTAAATTTAAGCAGGTGTCAAGGTTTTATGTTCTTcctgacagaaaaaaagtgtggAAGTGGCTCTATTACCTGTTTCTGCTTCTGAGAGAAACACATGGAAAAAGCCAGAGAAATAAAAGGAGAGGTTTACACAGTATAGACATAACActtacacagacatacaaagaAGGTTTTTCACAGAAGGCCTGAACATCAATTGTGAAAGGTACAGAACTCACAGGTGGCACACTAATACATTCACACAGGTGAGACATTAATAGAATGACAATGCCGTGcatcaacaacaataaaaactgtAGTTCATGCTGTGACATCGAAAAACATAAAGCCAAAGTTTTCACTGATGTGTACCTGTGTCTGCCTAGAGGTCTCTGGCTGCTCCAGCTGTCCTTGGTTCTTTGCTGCAGTTTGCTGCTCAGCTCATTTATGATGCTGGGCTTCATACTGGATGCAGGAGGGTAAATCTTTTTCCCCTCTAAAAGTGACCCAGACTGGTCACCGGCCATCTGCCCCTCACCCCATAAAGGCTTCATCTCAGGAGTGCGAGGGCGCTCAAAGTACGGTGAAATAGGACGTCCCAAATTTTGCACGTCCCTCACTCCATACCCATCCCGGCCACTTTCATCCACTCCTTCCTCGACCTCATCCTCTTCCTGCTCGTCTCTTCGTCTGTGTGAGTGGAAGGATGCAGGAGCAGTGCTGGTCTGTCTGTGTAGATCACTGGTGCGACCTCCTTCTCTGAACCTGTTGGTTTTTGGATAGGTGGAGGCTGCTGCTGTGGCATTCTGCATCTCAAAAGTTTGTCCGTCCAGGTAGCTCATGTAAGACTCCAGAAAATCTCCTCCCCTTTCCGGTTCCCCTGTTCCGCCTCCCATCcgtcctcctctctcccctcggTCCAGCCTGTCTCCACGGACACTGGCCAGGATGCTGTCGAGGTGGTGGTCACTGCTGCTGCGGCTGTCCAGTTCCTCAATCCCAGAGTCCACCACCGTCTCTTGGGACTCTCCTTTCTTAGTAGTGGGGGGAGGACGATGGTGCTCCCCTGTCCTGCGACTGCCGGTGATGGCGGTGGAGGATGTTGTATGTGTGGTATGTGTGCGCTCGTGGTAGAGCTGAGTGGAGGTGTTTGTTGTGGTGGCAGCAGCAGTGGTTGTAGCGGCACAGCTAGCGGTCGTGGCATGTGAGGCAGTGCCCCTAAGTGGAGCAGAGGTGGCAGCAATGGAGGAGGGCGCTGGGTGACCACGGTAGGCCGGGGGAGGTGCGACTGTGTGCGGGGGAGGCGTGGGGGAAGAGCGCCCAGGAGTGTGAGAGCTGTTGTAGAGGTGGTGGGGGTGGGACATAGAAAAGGGTCTGTGATAAGATCCGGGAGGAGGCGGTGGTGAGACTGACGGGGGAGGCGGAGGTCCTGCTATCGAGGTGGGCTGCAAAGTAGAGGGAGagtgagggggaggggggttgggCGACGTTTGGGAGGGGGAGGTAACGGACTGAGTCAGGTTAGCCACCTCACTGTCGTAAGATGTAAGGCTGGAGGCAGTGGAGTCCCCTGCCTGAGGTGAGGGCAGGGGTGTATGAGCAGGAAACCCACTTACAAATGATTCTTTTTGAGGGGGTGGagggggtggtggtggaggaggaggtggaggtggagggggtgGGACCTGCTGTTGGCGGGATGTCAGGCTGTTGGGGCGCATCCCGTGTTGTGAGTACCCTGATATTCCCCTGTCGAAGCTGTTAGCAAACTGTAATGGAGGTGGGAGAGGGTCTGCGTAGACAAACTCATCGTCCGCATCAACTGAGGGGGCAGGGGGAGGAAGAACCATTATACCAGTCCCAGTGCTCCCAGTAGTGTTCGCTGTCTGCTGAGTACTGGTaggtggaggagagggaggggtgagGGACAAGATATAGGCATCAGTTTGACTTTccatcctgagaaaagtgggcCTCCGAGGCTGCTGAGACTGGGACGCCTGCTGAGCAGAGCTATCAGCGGCTGCCGCATTGGCAGCAGCCTGCTCTGCCCTCCTCATGtaaccctctctctctttgtccctgtccctgtctctttctcttgacAGCTCCCTCTCCCGTTCCCTCGACCTGTCCCGCTCCCTCTCCTTGTAGGTTGGCTGATACGGCTGAGACTGGTAGTGGTGTGTGTGGACCGTTTTGTCCTCAGAGAAGCGAACTCTTAGTCCCTCACGAGCCCCTCCTCCTTCccgctccctctctcctccaccgCCTTCCTCACTCCACACACTCCCAACTCCTCTGAGGATTCTGGGTGAGGGTGGGCGTCCAACAGTGGCTGTGGTAGCAGCCAGAGAAGATGAGGTGACCAGGTAAGAAGAGCTGGAGGACTGGGCGGTTGACGACACAGGCTGAGAAGTGACAGTAGACGAAGGAAACATCCCACTTGACATCTGTCGGGTAAAGTGGTGCTCTGTTCCCCTCCTTAACCTGCTGTCATCCCTCAGAGCACGCTCTCTGGCAGCCAGGGCGAGGCCTAGTGGCGATGTGGGGTCAAGAGCCTTTCCTGTTAGAGGGTGAATGAATGTGGTGGTACTGGAGGGTGCTGGCTGCCTGCCTGCTGCTGTGTACAAGTCAGTAGGCACAGACTTAGGCTGATAGTCCAGGGCAGGTGAGGAGTACTCAGGTAGGCCAAAGGCTGGAGGCATACTGCGGGTGTGATGGATAAAAGTATCCCCAGAGAACATGCCCTCGTCAATAGACTTGGACGGGCGCAGCCGTGTTGATGAactttcaccctgtgtgttaaGCTGTTGCTGTGACACTTGAGTCCTTGTTATTCCATCACTCACTCCCCCAAGACTTACATCCTCCTCAACAGACATGAACAATGAGGCACTCTTTCTGCGGGCTTCATGAAACCGTTCCCTGTCTCTGCGAGCTGCGCCAACAATGGCAGCCCCAAACTGGCTGGTAAAGTCCAGATTATCCTGGGCTCGCATAGAAGGCAAGGATGGAGGCGGTGGAGCTGGGATAGAAGGGGGAGAAGGGGGCTGTGGAGCAGGAGTGGAGGGAGGAGGACCATGAGGCGTTTTGGCTTCATCTGTCTCCCCTGATGTAGGAGCGTCGGCCTCTACACTGCTGCCCTGGCTGCTGCGTCCACTGCTGCTGGTTGAAGGGGCCTTGACGATAATGGTTGGTATGGGGATGGAGCTTTTCTCCACCAAGCCTTTGCCCCCCATTGTACCCTGGGCCATGCGCAGGTCCTCTACCTTGGATTGCTTCACCAGGGGGCCTTTGCCTCTCCGGGCCCCTCCTTTAGGACCGCCTGCTCCAGCCCCAGCTGCACTGCGGTCTGCTCGCTGGGGTTGACTCTGGGTAGTCTGTTGTTGCTGGGGCATTACAGTGGCAATGCTGGATGGGGGGACAGCGGTGCTGTAGCCTCTCCTTAGACCTGCAGCCTTGGTCCCTCCGCTAGCCCCTATGCCAGCTCCAACAGACTCCCCAGTATATGCAATCTTCCGTGAAGCAGTCCTGCTTTGAGTATGGGCAGCTGCGTGTGCATACGAGGTTGTGTTGTCCACCGCTCCATCACTGGGGCCAGTGCTGGGACCACCGGCCCTTTCCCTGCCCCCATGTGTGAAGTGCACTGACTGGGAGTAGGGCTGGTAGTGTGCAGAGGTGGATATGGACTGTGAAACGGAGACAGAGGGCTGCTGGGATGTCTTTGCTCTCCAACCTAGTGGCGGAGCAGAGGAGAATGGAGGGTCTGGTGGAGCTGTGGTGGGAGGGGGAGGGATTTCATCTGGGCCAGGCACCGACAGACTGCGAGCAAACTTCATGGCTGGAGGATGCAGGTACTGCCTCTCCTCCTCAGGCACCCCTGCAGTACAGCATTCacaaatggagaaaaaacaaaTTGGGATGAAATAGGAATTTACAGGTGGTACGATAGAGAGTGCGATTAAGAGAAGCTgatgaagaagaaaaggagaaaagttTTGGGGTGAATAAAAGTGGAGAGGAAATGGAGCCAGAAAAAAGGAAAGCTGAGGGTTTTCTATGAGAGTGTCTGTCTAAATCTGACTGCCCATCTACCTGCCAGCGAGTCTGTCCTCAATTCTTATGTCTGTTAGTAGGTAAGTCAGTTAGTGCTATATATAATTCCACAAACAAGTAGCAACTGGGCAGCATTTGTTTACaaaccagaaaataatccaTCAGAATAAAACTAGGAGATTATTGGCACTACTGTATATCACAAATAGTAGTTGGGTGAGTAAAAGACAGTacaggtacagtacagtacaggtaTAGCAAGTTAAACAGGTAAGTGTATAACATACAATCAGCTACAGATACAAAGTGTGCACTTTGGCCACAGACAACACGTGGTTGGCCACAGACAAACAGGTCAGCACAGTGTAGACCTCTACCGGTccagaggacagacagacaggcgaaAGGAGGGGCAGACAGAAAAAACAGACAGCCTCACCGATGGATTTCTGCCGCAGCATACCGTGCGGTGGGCCGTGACCTGAGGTATACTGGCCACGGTCGTAGCCGAGGCCCAACCCAGACGACATCATCCCCATCCCGGAATGATCCCCGTAGTTTGGCTGAAATGCCAAAAAGGAGCATGTGAAAGAAAGTGGAGAGTGACACAAGACATaattgtacagtacatgtgcaaAATAATAAGCTAAAAGAAACTAAAAATTGTGTATGAGGGACTCCTTTGCATGACTGGTTCAGAGTTAGTGTCACATGCcagttaatgcaggtttaaatgaGTCAACAATAAAAgactgaaaataataaaatatgttgcTGCAGACATTATCATGTAACAAATCTTCGGACTACACATTCTGCtccacacaaatgtgaaaattcCTTTTGTGCTGTCCTTACGTTGGTTCATGTGTTGTTCATAACAGGCCAGGTGATAATACCTGTCTCCAGTGTATGTTTATGCAAATATATGGGTCTCAGTCAATGGGGATCTTTAGCTTTTCAAACCTTTAGATGTAGCCCAAGTTTTGCTTCCATATTCTTTACATCTATATTCCATATTCTTTGCTGTCTCTTACTAAAACTCAATGTCATGTTAGACAGGCACTCTTCTCAACCTGATGACAGTCCCAGTCAACACAGGaacatacacataaatataaTGTAGTATGTTTCACAATACACACCTCATTGCCATAGAAACTTCGCCCCCTGTCTCTTTTTGGCCCCTGTCCCCGTGTCCCCGGCGCTTCGTTGGTGCTGATTGTCTGCTGAGCTGCTGCAAGAATTTCATCTAGTTTATCTGAGAGAAAGAAGACAgcgaaagaaagagagagagaaaagggacaTACAGCAATGAAACAGAAAGATGGACAGCAACAAAATGAAGGAAACAATGTGTGGAAAGGGACACACTTGATGAAGGAGGATGAGAAAGAGTGGAAGAGATTCAGGAAACATCCACTGACAAACATGAGCTCCCTTACTCAAAGCCATCTGATAGACTGTCCTCTTCTTCTCTGTAACTTGTGAGGATTCAAattctaaaaagaaaaagatactCGGAATAAGCCCAATAAGTCACTTGAGCGGTAAGTGCCAAGTCTTTTTGGACAGACATAAATACAATGCCTTAAGTGAGAGTGTACCAGAGCAtacctgatttttttttccaaggggTAGCAGCTGGAAGGAGGACAAAAGGAGACTTAAGTTTTGGCAGGAGTGAAGGTGCGATAGCATTTTTACAGTGAATACTAATCATATTCACCGGAGCCTGACAAACTGAGTCACCATGGCAGGCTTTTCGATCTTCAATGTTAAAGAACGTACATCACACCCACACTTAAAGACAACTAAAGCATGCACACTTATGTCACAGTAAACatgctgcacacacatacagtatgctgttactctctctaacacacttgaaaaacacaaacacacacacacacacacacacacacacacacacacacacacacacacacttaaatgtGGAATTAGTCTAAAGCTGACTCCCACCTCTCTCCACTGTTAAATGGTCAACATTCCGCCAGCAGTTAAGTGGGGACAAAggagacaaagaaaagacagagtTAGTGGTTAGACAAGTGAACAGTAACGGGACAAGTCTACAGGAGAGTAAAAGAGGAGGTATTAAAGGTGACCCTTTAGTTTTGTATTCACTCGTGTAAGTGAGCTTGTGCATGTGGACTGAATAGGAATAGGGTTATCCGCCATACTTGAACTCAAGCTGGTATATTTCATAATTTGTGAT
It encodes:
- the shank1 gene encoding SH3 and multiple ankyrin repeat domains protein 1, whose protein sequence is MAEEVRRGGLSRGGRGEGHRQSGKLAGRPTGDRQVRPGNPGHTTNPYSSNPGPTNQQPANHIQQPQQQRRLKERSTGTVPSEDTHIAMMVFRIGIPDIKQTKCLRFNPDATVWKAKQQVLCSLTESLRDVLNYGLFQPATDGHDAKFLEEERLLKEYPQSFEKGVPYLEFRYKTRVYKQTNLDEKQLAKLHTKASLKKFMDYIQTSAVDKMVKFLDKGLDPNFQDADTGETALSLAVQCEPGGGEAIRVLVEGGAHIDFRAKDGLTPLHKAVRGHRHTALLVLLSLGASPDYKDRRGLTPLYHTVLTGGDTSCCETLLFHRAKLGIRDENGWDETHQACQHGNSQHLEHLLFYGADSSSQNASGNTALHICALYNKESCSRILLYRGANKDTKNSSGQTPFQVAVMSGHFELGEIIKNHRDTDVVPFVESPKYAPQRRESTRTLTIPNPHPFLRANSDSSMNLPDWMAVPNAPGTNIVSVQGYKHTGTLRSSSSPRGARTRSPSRGRIGDKEDRSRQSRRQGPVPASAAGQNAGQRRRLYSAVPGRVFVATRSNSAQGEREISFSKGDRVKVLSVGEGGYWEGTVRGRTGWFPSDCVEEVMLRSQDNRSESRGERAKRLFRHYTVGSYDSFDAPSDYIIKEKTVLLQKKDSEGFGFVLRGAKAQTPIEEFTPTPAFPALQYLESVDEGGVAWRAGLRMGDFLIEVNGQNVVKVGHRQVVNMIRQGGNSLMVKVVMVTRNPDMEEGSRKKIPQQSKRLSTPAIALRSKSMTSELEEMVERAATPWKKKSEFESSQVTEKKRTVYQMALNKLDEILAAAQQTISTNEAPGTRGQGPKRDRGRSFYGNEPNYGDHSGMGMMSSGLGLGYDRGQYTSGHGPPHGMLRQKSIGVPEEERQYLHPPAMKFARSLSVPGPDEIPPPPTTAPPDPPFSSAPPLGWRAKTSQQPSVSVSQSISTSAHYQPYSQSVHFTHGGRERAGGPSTGPSDGAVDNTTSYAHAAAHTQSRTASRKIAYTGESVGAGIGASGGTKAAGLRRGYSTAVPPSSIATVMPQQQQTTQSQPQRADRSAAGAGAGGPKGGARRGKGPLVKQSKVEDLRMAQGTMGGKGLVEKSSIPIPTIIVKAPSTSSSGRSSQGSSVEADAPTSGETDEAKTPHGPPPSTPAPQPPSPPSIPAPPPPSLPSMRAQDNLDFTSQFGAAIVGAARRDRERFHEARRKSASLFMSVEEDVSLGGVSDGITRTQVSQQQLNTQGESSSTRLRPSKSIDEGMFSGDTFIHHTRSMPPAFGLPEYSSPALDYQPKSVPTDLYTAAGRQPAPSSTTTFIHPLTGKALDPTSPLGLALAARERALRDDSRLRRGTEHHFTRQMSSGMFPSSTVTSQPVSSTAQSSSSSYLVTSSSLAATTATVGRPPSPRILRGVGSVWSEEGGGGEREREGGGAREGLRVRFSEDKTVHTHHYQSQPYQPTYKERERDRSRERERELSRERDRDRDKEREGYMRRAEQAAANAAAADSSAQQASQSQQPRRPTFLRMESQTDAYILSLTPPSPPPTSTQQTANTTGSTGTGIMVLPPPAPSVDADDEFVYADPLPPPLQFANSFDRGISGYSQHGMRPNSLTSRQQQVPPPPPPPPPPPPPPPPPQKESFVSGFPAHTPLPSPQAGDSTASSLTSYDSEVANLTQSVTSPSQTSPNPPPPHSPSTLQPTSIAGPPPPPSVSPPPPPGSYHRPFSMSHPHHLYNSSHTPGRSSPTPPPHTVAPPPAYRGHPAPSSIAATSAPLRGTASHATTASCAATTTAAATTTNTSTQLYHERTHTTHTTSSTAITGSRRTGEHHRPPPTTKKGESQETVVDSGIEELDSRSSSDHHLDSILASVRGDRLDRGERGGRMGGGTGEPERGGDFLESYMSYLDGQTFEMQNATAAASTYPKTNRFREGGRTSDLHRQTSTAPASFHSHRRRDEQEEDEVEEGVDESGRDGYGVRDVQNLGRPISPYFERPRTPEMKPLWGEGQMAGDQSGSLLEGKKIYPPASSMKPSIINELSSKLQQRTKDSWSSQRPLGRHRYISIHRFSEDSASALSPPSARSLSPSPISLSQPSLSPSPTPASQYPNWGRSPSPQPQPPAACQPPRSHSPLSPTSYAPYPTSPKHRPVYRTKALEFQFIPSRDSRKADSHMLQRRRAPSPLISPSERPKLGPPRPSSLPLLPTTPLYSAMYDLRGSITPPSPGNPLGDPYFSPSPPLFAPSGAPPPPNSTLVVSRSLSPTHFLSGTSSPPLHPHPPPTCLSYPHLPPPSPTKPFASKPLPYWTKYDVADWLGYLNLGEHRERFLDNEIDGTHLPSLTKDDYLDLGVTRVGHRMNIERALRAVMDRMSSSPFPISVLSPRDGQTERRRDDGSRS